The proteins below come from a single Necator americanus strain Aroian chromosome V, whole genome shotgun sequence genomic window:
- a CDS encoding hypothetical protein (NECATOR_CHRV.G19345.T1), which yields MCLSRLFNFAYAMSYCFIEDPARNRWRRIARVAFAKTSSNWTEQNWIKHFVITHLPNGKFSIEKYAFDSVSHMIEHHLNKKESISRANEVILRTPILRQNWEHAHEDVELTKKLGEGAFGEVHMGKLKLRNGRKVDVAVKLAKLEVLTKEQIKEIMHEARLMRNFDHPNVVKFYGVAAGQEPLMVLMELVNCGALDSYLQKQEQPLEKKNEMCLQAAWGLEYLHMKNVLHRDIAARNCLYGDNKVKISDFGLTREGTVYQMDPHKRVPIRWLAPETLKMAIYTQKTDVFSYGIMCWEIYNNGIEPYPGMTVAEVNQNVKEGYRMELPFNVLPEVQNIIKVRCWSENPNDRYSMADIAKHLQRILKIPRPDFAAIRAARAAAEAASQSSSSIERTNRPSKSLSGEKSVQKSSSKSVQRGKSNRPVVNRKGSKLSKKDKQRRMAAGGGTQAATPTRQATGSRARRSRETRNRY from the exons ATGTGTCTTTCGAGACTTTTCAACTTCGCTTATGCGATGTCGTACTGTTTCATAGAAGACCCTGCAAGAAATCGTTGGCGAAGAATAGCTCGAGTAGCATTTGCAAAAACCTCCTCGAATTGGACGGAACAAAACTGG ATAAAGCATTTCGTCATTACACACCTTCCTAATGGTAAATTTTCAATCGAAAAATACGCGTTCGACTCAGTCAGCCATATGATTGAACACCACTTGAATAAAAAGGAGTCAATATCAAGG GCAAATGAAGTGATTTTAAGAACACCTATACTACGACAAAACTGGGAACACGCTCATGAAGACGTGGAGCTAACGAAGAAGTTAG GTGAGGGCGCCTTCGGCGAAGTTCACATGGGAAAGCTAAAACTTCGAAATGGCAGAAAAGTTGACGTTGCTGTTAAGCTG GCTAAACTTGAGGTTCTAACAAAAGAACAGATTAAAGAAATCATGCACGAAGCCCGGTTAATGCGGAATTTTGATCATCCCAACGTAGTGAAATTTTATGGAGTTGCAGCAGGACAAGAACCACTTATGGTACTTATGGAATTG GTTAACTGTGGAGCGTTAGACTCTTACCTTCAAAAACAAGAGCAACCactcgagaagaaaaacgagatGTGCTTACAG GCTGCGTGGGGGTTGGAGTACCTGCATATGAAAAATGTATTGCACAGAGATATTGCTGCTCGAAATTGTCTCTATGGCGACAATAAG GTAAAAATTTCCGACTTTGGTTTGACAAGAGAAGGAACAGTATATCAAATGGATCCTCATAAAAGAGTGCCTATCCGATGGCTAGCGCCCGAAACCCTAAAAATGGCGATATACACACAAAAAACAGACGTGTTCAGTTATG GGATAATGTGCTGGGAAATCTACAACAATGGTATCGAACCTTATCCCGGTATGACAGTAGCAGAAGTCAATCAAAAT GTCAAAGAAGGTTACAGAATGGAGTTACCGTTTAATGTACTTCCAGAAGTTCAAAATATCATAAAG GTGCGGTGTTGGTCCGAAAATCCAAATGATCGCTATTCAATGGCGGATATAGCAAAGCATCTGCAACGTATCCTTAAGATTCCCAGACCAGATTTTGCAGCG ATTCGTGCGGCCAGAGCTGCAGCAGAGGCTGCATCGCAGTCATCTAGCTCGATAGAGAGGACAAATCGACCGTCGAAGTCTTTGTCTGGAGAGAAAAGTGTGCAAAAAAGCTCTTCAAAGAGCGTTCAACGAGGGAAATCCAATCGACCTGTCGTAAATCGCAAAGGTTCAAAGCTGTCAAAGAAAGACAAGCAGCGCCGG ATGGCAGCTGGAGGGGGAACTCAGGCAGCTACCCCAACGAGACAAGCTACCGGAAGTAGGGCAAGAAGATCAAGAGAAACGAGAAACAGATACTAA
- a CDS encoding hypothetical protein (NECATOR_CHRV.G19345.T2): MIEHHLNKKESISRANEVILRTPILRQNWEHAHEDVELTKKLGEGAFGEVHMGKLKLRNGRKVDVAVKLAKLEVLTKEQIKEIMHEARLMRNFDHPNVVKFYGVAAGQEPLMVLMELVNCGALDSYLQKQEQPLEKKNEMCLQAAWGLEYLHMKNVLHRDIAARNCLYGDNKVKISDFGLTREGTVYQMDPHKRVPIRWLAPETLKMAIYTQKTDVFSYGIMCWEIYNNGIEPYPGMTVAEVNQNVKEGYRMELPFNVLPEVQNIIKVRCWSENPNDRYSMADIAKHLQRILKIPRPDFAAIRAARAAAEAASQSSSSIERTNRPSKSLSGEKSVQKSSSKSVQRGKSNRPVVNRKGSKLSKKDKQRRMAAGGGTQAATPTRQATGSRARRSRETRNRY; the protein is encoded by the exons ATGATTGAACACCACTTGAATAAAAAGGAGTCAATATCAAGG GCAAATGAAGTGATTTTAAGAACACCTATACTACGACAAAACTGGGAACACGCTCATGAAGACGTGGAGCTAACGAAGAAGTTAG GTGAGGGCGCCTTCGGCGAAGTTCACATGGGAAAGCTAAAACTTCGAAATGGCAGAAAAGTTGACGTTGCTGTTAAGCTG GCTAAACTTGAGGTTCTAACAAAAGAACAGATTAAAGAAATCATGCACGAAGCCCGGTTAATGCGGAATTTTGATCATCCCAACGTAGTGAAATTTTATGGAGTTGCAGCAGGACAAGAACCACTTATGGTACTTATGGAATTG GTTAACTGTGGAGCGTTAGACTCTTACCTTCAAAAACAAGAGCAACCactcgagaagaaaaacgagatGTGCTTACAG GCTGCGTGGGGGTTGGAGTACCTGCATATGAAAAATGTATTGCACAGAGATATTGCTGCTCGAAATTGTCTCTATGGCGACAATAAG GTAAAAATTTCCGACTTTGGTTTGACAAGAGAAGGAACAGTATATCAAATGGATCCTCATAAAAGAGTGCCTATCCGATGGCTAGCGCCCGAAACCCTAAAAATGGCGATATACACACAAAAAACAGACGTGTTCAGTTATG GGATAATGTGCTGGGAAATCTACAACAATGGTATCGAACCTTATCCCGGTATGACAGTAGCAGAAGTCAATCAAAAT GTCAAAGAAGGTTACAGAATGGAGTTACCGTTTAATGTACTTCCAGAAGTTCAAAATATCATAAAG GTGCGGTGTTGGTCCGAAAATCCAAATGATCGCTATTCAATGGCGGATATAGCAAAGCATCTGCAACGTATCCTTAAGATTCCCAGACCAGATTTTGCAGCG ATTCGTGCGGCCAGAGCTGCAGCAGAGGCTGCATCGCAGTCATCTAGCTCGATAGAGAGGACAAATCGACCGTCGAAGTCTTTGTCTGGAGAGAAAAGTGTGCAAAAAAGCTCTTCAAAGAGCGTTCAACGAGGGAAATCCAATCGACCTGTCGTAAATCGCAAAGGTTCAAAGCTGTCAAAGAAAGACAAGCAGCGCCGG ATGGCAGCTGGAGGGGGAACTCAGGCAGCTACCCCAACGAGACAAGCTACCGGAAGTAGGGCAAGAAGATCAAGAGAAACGAGAAACAGATACTAA
- a CDS encoding hypothetical protein (NECATOR_CHRV.G19346.T1), translating to MGEIAPGTQIERWSVEKKLGEGGFGAVYKVKDQTGQYALKVEGVDEKVQVLKMEVFVLTELAARGGRHFCKIEDKGRFGAFNYVVMTLVGKSLQNLRKERPTQCLSLACALSVGIQCLEALEDLHGIGYLHRDVKPGNYTVGRAELNELRKIYILDFGMCRKFTNDQGIIRKPRAAAGFRGTVRYAPISCHMQRELCRKDDVETWIYQQVELTVGRVPWREVQDMNQVGEYKKRCRQPPALYELFAPPCPREFIQILQIVDGLKYYDAPNYQQIYGLMRRALQNCGQPEFPYDWEK from the exons ATGGGGGAGATAGCTCCCGGCACACAG attgaGAGATGGTCAGTCGAGAAGAAGTTAGGAGAAGGAGGCTTTGGCGCAGTATACAAA GTTAAAGATCAAACAGGACAGTATGCTTTAAAAGTTGAAGGTGTTGATGAAAAAGTGCAG GTGTTAAAGATGGAGGTTTTTGTTCTAACAGAGTTAGCCGCAAGAGGAGGTCGacatttctgtaaaattgaAGATAAGGGGAGATTTGGTGCATTTAATTATGTAGTTATGACTTTGGTGGGCAAATCTCTACAGAATCTTCGGAAAGAACGTCCAACGCAGTGTTTGAGTCTGGCATGTGCTCTTTCTGTGGGGATACAGTGTTTGGAAGCACTTGAAG ATTTGCACGGGATTGGATATTTGCATCGCGATGTAAAACCGGGTAACTACACAGTCGGAAGGGCTGAACTTAACGAATTGCGGAAAATATACATATTAGATTTTGGAATGTGCAGGAAATTTACAAATGATCAG GGAATCATAAGAAAACCTCGTGCAGCAGCAGGATTTCGTGGAACTGTCCGTTATGCGCCTATTTCCTGTCACATGCAAAGAGAATTATGCAGAAAAGACGACGTGGAAACTTGGATTTATCAACAGGTAGAATTAACAGTTGGAAGGGTTCCATGGAGAGAGGTACAGGATATGAATCAG GTTGGAGAGTACAAAAAGCGATGTCGTCAACCACCTGCTTTGTACGAGCTTTTCGCACCACCGTGCCCAAGAGAATTCATACAAATTCTTCAAATAGTTGATGGACTGAAGTATTATGACGCGCCAAATTATCAGCAAATTTATGgg CTCATGCGGAGAGCACTTCAAAACTGTGGCCAGCCAGAATTTCCATATGATTGGGAGAAGTAG
- a CDS encoding hypothetical protein (NECATOR_CHRV.G19347.T1) — translation MGNGYTRSDAVKLEVAIGQEANLYPSLQFEEAKVDLTLSVPLESTVPQQLGPFSQPRQPSGSKGLGDRIDANLARAEEPIFLFTEYLAIYT, via the coding sequence ATGGGCAACGGCTAcactcgaagcgacgcggtgaagCTAGAGGTTGCGATCGGGCAAGAAGCCAACCTTTATCCATCCCTGCAGTTCGAAGAAGCAAAAGTTGACCTCACTTTATCCGTACCCCTTGAATCCACCGTGCCGCAACAACTGGGCCCGTTTTCACAGCCTCGCCAGCCTTCAGGTTCGAAGGGACTGGGTGATAGGATAGACGCAAACTTAGCCCGTGCGGAGGAACCAATTTTCCTCTTCACAGAATATTTGGCCATTTACACTTAG
- a CDS encoding hypothetical protein (NECATOR_CHRV.G19348.T1), whose translation MTPGFLLDIQHVFVRHMLIDKATSASTSQIIANRKEISREVAALDPEIDAVVTSATMIPISDAPPQEPLDRDSFLTEFKTEAYLELQPRLVLIFIDSYLRRYLPRDRHTQRKTHRLVVTSLVGSDNVTEHHVSQLTYFSWLPDAICPFFICWDVLNDSGLRIVCYWVSIPLSLPYLITQVDTLQQREHMILSCLQFSPAFFGDTAYLVKSLFGYEVRSDLMLLIAAQKVDGPPFCAIFTSQKQPARTSDFYSKVEDSAMKMMLGFLPIIVARIGRVAKVLDFGAGPTIHVAASFRNVASEIYLADYLPQNRRELDRWREGKSDFDWSDPLKRILTQEGNSWDDLDEMIELTRKKVCGVFHCDCLTSPSVDASLGLQKNFDVVVSILCVEYCCKTLDEYRRAIKNIGEQIKPGGFLVIGGIFEETWCAFGGRTFTCLYITKENMLSALEDAGLRLENDRKCILYEYTGMYMVCARKVAGLAFYADAN comes from the exons ATGACTCCGGGTTTTCTCTTAGACATCCAACACGTGTTCGTTAGACATATGCTCATTGACAAAGCGACTTCCGCATCAACTTCCCAGATCATAGCGAACAGAAAAGAGATTAGTCGAGAAGTTGCAGCTCTTGATCCTGAAATTGATGCTGTCGTGACGTCAGCGAC AATGATACCGATATCTGATGCTCCCCCACAGGAACCGTTGGATAGAGATTCATTTCTGACAGAATTCAAGACGGAAGCGTACTTAGAG CtgcagccaagattggtattgatctttattgaCAGCTACCTTCGTCGTTATCTCCCTC GCGATAGGCATACTCAACGTAAAACGCATCGGCTAGTGGTAACCTCACTTGTTGGATCTGATAACGTAACAGAACACCACGTGTCACAACT GACATATTTTTCCTGGCTACCCGATGCCATCTGCCCATTTTTCATTTGCTGGGATGTGCTGAATGATAGTGGACTAAGAATTGTTTGCTACTGGGTTTCGATACCGCTTAGTCTTCCATATCTCATTACGCAAGTGG ACACACTTCAACAACGCGAACATATGATTCTGTCTTGCCTTCAATTCTCCCCAGCTTTCTTTGGAGACACTGCTTATCTAGTGAAGTCTCTTTTTGGCTATGAAGTTAGAAGTGACCTGATGTTGTTGATAGCGGCGCAGAAAGTGGATGGTCCGCCTTTCTGTGCGATCTTCACCAGTCAGAAGCAGCCTGCTCGTACATCT GATTTCTACTCAAAAGTGGAAGACTCTGCAATGAAAATGATGCTCGGATTTCTCCCGATTATCGTTGCTAGGATCGGTAGAGTGGCTAAAGTGCTTGATTTCGGAGCTGGACCTACAATTCATGTCGCAGCATCATTTCGTAACGTAGCATCGGAG ATCTACTTAGCAGATTATCTACCACAGAATCGCAGAGAACTTGATCGATGGCGTGAAGGAAAATCAGATTTTGACTGGTCTGACCCATTGAAAAGGATATTAACCCAGGAAGgaaattcgtgggatgatcTCGATGAAATGATTGAACTCACAAGAAAGAAG GTATGTGGCGTTTTCCACTGCGATTGTCTGACGAGCCCTTCCGTTGACGCTTCACTtggtttacaaaaaaattttgat GTAGTCGTATCAATCCTTTGCGTGGAATACTGCTGCAAAACACTTGATGAGTACAGGAGAGCCATAAAAAATATTGGAGAACAAATCAAACCAGGAG GTTTTCTTGTGATTGGCGGCATATTTGAAGAGACCTGGTGCGCATTCGGAGGCCGAACGTTCACATGCCTTTATATCACAAAGGAGAATATGCTCAGTGCCCTGGAGGATGCCGGATTGCGGTTGGAAAATGATCGCAAATGTATTCTCTACGAATATACAGGCATGTACATGGTTTGCGCAAGAAAAGTTGCAGGATTAGCGTTTTACGCGGACGCAAATTAA
- a CDS encoding hypothetical protein (NECATOR_CHRV.G19348.T2), with translation MIPISDAPPQEPLDRDSFLTEFKTEAYLEDFYSKVEDSAMKMMLGFLPIIVARIGRVAKVLDFGAGPTIHVAASFRNVASEIYLADYLPQNRRELDRWREGKSDFDWSDPLKRILTQEGNSWDDLDEMIELTRKKVCGVFHCDCLTSPSVDASLGLQKNFDVVVSILCVEYCCKTLDEYRRAIKNIGEQIKPGGFLVIGGIFEETWCAFGGRTFTCLYITKENMLSALEDAGLRLENDRKCILYEYTGMYMVCARKVAGLAFYADAN, from the exons ATGATACCGATATCTGATGCTCCCCCACAGGAACCGTTGGATAGAGATTCATTTCTGACAGAATTCAAGACGGAAGCGTACTTAGAG GATTTCTACTCAAAAGTGGAAGACTCTGCAATGAAAATGATGCTCGGATTTCTCCCGATTATCGTTGCTAGGATCGGTAGAGTGGCTAAAGTGCTTGATTTCGGAGCTGGACCTACAATTCATGTCGCAGCATCATTTCGTAACGTAGCATCGGAG ATCTACTTAGCAGATTATCTACCACAGAATCGCAGAGAACTTGATCGATGGCGTGAAGGAAAATCAGATTTTGACTGGTCTGACCCATTGAAAAGGATATTAACCCAGGAAGgaaattcgtgggatgatcTCGATGAAATGATTGAACTCACAAGAAAGAAG GTATGTGGCGTTTTCCACTGCGATTGTCTGACGAGCCCTTCCGTTGACGCTTCACTtggtttacaaaaaaattttgat GTAGTCGTATCAATCCTTTGCGTGGAATACTGCTGCAAAACACTTGATGAGTACAGGAGAGCCATAAAAAATATTGGAGAACAAATCAAACCAGGAG GTTTTCTTGTGATTGGCGGCATATTTGAAGAGACCTGGTGCGCATTCGGAGGCCGAACGTTCACATGCCTTTATATCACAAAGGAGAATATGCTCAGTGCCCTGGAGGATGCCGGATTGCGGTTGGAAAATGATCGCAAATGTATTCTCTACGAATATACAGGCATGTACATGGTTTGCGCAAGAAAAGTTGCAGGATTAGCGTTTTACGCGGACGCAAATTAA